In the Gorilla gorilla gorilla isolate KB3781 chromosome 1, NHGRI_mGorGor1-v2.1_pri, whole genome shotgun sequence genome, GGCTGGGGTGGGCACTACTTCACGACAAGCCTTGCAGAGGTCACAGTAGTTCTGTCCACTGGCTACTTGGGAGATCTCCCCATTGATGGTACTGTTTTGGAGAGTTGGTGCCATGCAGCAATTTATGAAAGGCAGGGGAAAAGGGGGAATTGATCTGCCTGAGTCTCACCTATCTCCCATTTTCCactagtcaaaaaaaaaattttttttttgagatggagtcttgctgtcgcccaggctggagtgcaatggcacaatcttggctcaccgcaacccctacctcccgggttcaagccattctcctgcctcagcctctcgaataactgggattacaggcacacaccaccatgcctagctaatttttgtattttttgtagagacagggtttcaccatattagccaggctagtctcaaactcctgaccttgtgatccacccgcctcagcctcccaaagtattgggattacaggcatgagccactgcgcccggcctcaaatttTATCCCATAAATATTAACTCCCAGCCAGATGCcatggcttatgcttgtaatcccagcattttgggaagctgaggtgggcagactacttgaggccaggagtttgagattagcccggccaacatggtgaaaccccgtctctacaaaaaatacaaaaattagccgggtgtggtggtgcatgcctgtaattccagctattcaggaggctgaagcaggagaatcgttcgaacccgggaggcagaggttgcagtgagctgagatcacaccactgtactccagccatggtggcagagcaagactctgtctcaaataaataaatttccccACACTTCTAAGTTTGCTAGCAGCAACTTGGGATGCCAGATCCCATGCCCTATGCTAGGGCATTCCATCCAAGTCTGTAAAGTGGtgggaagaaacagaaactctggGTACATGGCCAGTGAGTGCCAGGGAGAATGATGCAGTATATGTGCCACGTCCAATACAGTCCAAAActagttttttcattttctggaagAAACAAAGCATAGTGATCCAAgaactttctcaaggtcacatggAAATTAAGTGGCAAATTCAGGATTTGAAAATAGTCTGGCTCTGGAAACTGGATTTTATGTAGCAAGCAAAGGAGTCACTAAAGGGTTTTAAGCTGGGGAGCgacaagaaataaagagcattttAATGAAGCTCCCAGTTTCTACTGTGCTCCACATTTGCAGCTGACTAAACTCCAGCAGAAGCAGGTGgccccagagaggttaagggCATCTGAGACAGGGTTTGAGGAGTCTCTGGCTCCAGAGCTCCGTGTAGGCTTCAACACTGACCCATAATCTTCCTGTCTTCATCTAATCCTACACCTACCAAAGAGAACTGGTCAGAGGCAGGTAGGATCTGTGTAGAAAAGCCAGAATgaggccggccgcggtggctcacgcctgtaatcccagcactttgggaggccagggtgggcggatcatgaggtcaggagatcgagaccatcctggctaacacagtgaaaccccatctctactaaaaatacaaaaaattacccgggcctggtggcacccgggcctggtggcacatgcctgtagtcccagctactcaggaggcggaggcaggaaaatcacttgaacctgggaggtggagggtgcagtgaaccgaatcgcgccactgcactccagcctgggagacagagtgagactctgtctcaaaaaaataaaaaggaaaagaaaacccagaatgAGGAGAGGAGACTGACCTAAGGACCAGCAGCAGGAGGACTGTCCTGCTCTCCATTGTTGTTGTTGGCCTGTGGGTCTGAGGGTCCCGGCCGATGAGTCTTCTGGTGTTGCTTGAGATGGTCAGACCTCATGAACTCCCGGCTGCACTGATCACATTTATATGGTCGATATCTGGTGTGTACCCGCATATGTCGTCTAAGCTCATCAGAACGGAAGAAAGACCATGAACAACTTTCCCAGTTGCAAGAatacggcctctcacctgggaaTGACAAGGGAGAGATGGAATTTAGAATACAGTAGGAAGGAAGGGGTCTGACTCTGTAAGGCAGAGCAGTCCAGGTTCAGGATTCAAAAGGGAAAGTCCAGGGAACCAGGGAGGGGCAACACAATCAGGAGCGCCCGCCCCAGTCATCTTGGCACAGTCCTCCTGTATGGCAAGTCAGGGGGCCAGTCTAGCTTAGTTCCAAGCTTGGAAGATGAAAGGCTCATCCCAAACAATTACCCACCAGTGGCCCAGGACAAATCTAAAGCCCAGAGACTCCTCTATCCCCACCCCACCTGACACCTCCTTCACCTGTGTGCTTGCGCTGGTGGCTCACGAGGTGGGAGCGTTTGGTATAAGCTTTTCCGCAGTTCTCGTAGTCGCAGCAGTAAGGCCTTGCCTCTGAGGAGCCCCCTCTACCAGTCCCTTTCTGAGGCCTGGAGTTCTTCTCTGCTGTCTGTGGAGCAGGTCTGGGCTGCTCCGGTAGAAATGGGCCTTCTTGAGAGTCTGGCTGACTGACAAGAGAGTCCTGAGATCCTAAAACCAGCAATGACTGGGACTCAGCTGGGGGCATCCCAAGGTCATGGGCATCTTGCGGGGGCAACATCTGAGCCATGGAGGGGAGCACTGCCTGGGCCTCAGTGGAAGGCACAGTCGGGCCCAACAATGTTTCATCAGAAGGTACTGTCGAGAGGCCAGGGTAAGGCACTGGAGGGTTCCCAGTGTGGGACATCACTGGGATTCCAGTGGAAGCCGAGACTGGCAGCCCATTGGGGGGCATCCTTAGATTCCCACTGAAGGGCCTGGCCACCCTTGGAATATTGGGCTCTCCTACGGGCATTAGTTGGGGCCCACTGAAAATCGTCATCTCTTGCTGAGGGGGAGACACTCTCTGACAGTAAATCATCTGGGAAGGAGTGAGAGTCGCTTGGGGGCAGTAGCTCATACCACGCTCAGGCAGTGGCATACTGAACTGTGGCCCCCCTTCATTCACATTCTGCCCCGGCGCCT is a window encoding:
- the KLF17 gene encoding Krueppel-like factor 17 isoform X1, which gives rise to MYRYPPATPWWLVPCLFSRESRPHPVFMYGRPQAEMEQEAGELSRWQAAHQAAQDNENSAPILNMSSSSGSSRVHTSWNQGLPSIQHFPHSAEMLGSPLVSVEAPGQNVNEGGPQFSMPLPERGMSYCPQATLTPSQMIYCQRVSPPQQEMTIFSGPQLMPVGEPNIPRVARPFSGNLRMPPNGLPVSASTGIPVMSHTGNPPVPYPGLSTVPSDETLLGPTVPSTEAQAVLPSMAQMLPPQDAHDLGMPPAESQSLLVLGSQDSLVSQPDSQEGPFLPEQPRPAPQTAEKNSRPQKGTGRGGSSEARPYCCDYENCGKAYTKRSHLVSHQRKHTGERPYSCNWESCSWSFFRSDELRRHMRVHTRYRPYKCDQCSREFMRSDHLKQHQKTHRPGPSDPQANNNNGEQDSPPAAGP
- the KLF17 gene encoding Krueppel-like factor 17 isoform X2 — translated: MSSSSGSSRVHTSWNQGLPSIQHFPHSAEMLGSPLVSVEAPGQNVNEGGPQFSMPLPERGMSYCPQATLTPSQMIYCQRVSPPQQEMTIFSGPQLMPVGEPNIPRVARPFSGNLRMPPNGLPVSASTGIPVMSHTGNPPVPYPGLSTVPSDETLLGPTVPSTEAQAVLPSMAQMLPPQDAHDLGMPPAESQSLLVLGSQDSLVSQPDSQEGPFLPEQPRPAPQTAEKNSRPQKGTGRGGSSEARPYCCDYENCGKAYTKRSHLVSHQRKHTGERPYSCNWESCSWSFFRSDELRRHMRVHTRYRPYKCDQCSREFMRSDHLKQHQKTHRPGPSDPQANNNNGEQDSPPAAGP